AAGTCCGTCTCATATCTTCTCTTCTCAACATATTCTGTTTCGTTTCCTCTCTTTCTCTGTTTCTGAGGCAAAACTACCATGAATTCTTCACTGGGTCTTAACTTAAGGCGATGATCGTTCtttgatttctaacatttttattttaatgaattatgCTGGTTGTCATCAAATTGAGAGAAAGTGTGTAGCCAATGAAGATTACAGATTATCTATTGGGCTATTCGCCTCCTATTTGGGCAACTTTTGTTGCTGGAGTTTTTTCAATCATAACAATTTCCCTTTCATTGTTTCTTATTTTCGAGCACCTTTCTTCATACAAGAATCCTGAGGTAAGTTtttgtgtttttcttttttttctaattgaaattttcattttttttccttatttggttttgcatttttttaaaaaaattctgtGTTCTTGGATTGACAGGAGCAAAAGTTCTTGATCGGAGTTGTTCTTATGGTTCCTTGCTATTCTGTAGAATCGGTGAGTTTGTTTGTATTAGTTGAATGGAAGCATTTGAATCTAATATAGATACATATTTTATGTAATTCAGATCGTGAATCTCCTAGTGTTTTGCATTAATTTCTTCTATATTGTTTGATTAAAATAAGAGTCTCTAATAATGTAAGgctaaaatcattataatttaaaaatttttacaaTGCTTGAAATTGTTGTTTATTGTTGCTCCATTTTATGGATCGTTAGGTGATAGTTGGTCCTTGGCGATATAATGAAATGCACGTCTGAGTGAATTAACTAGCTAAATGTTTTATGATCAATGCTCGAAACTTTTGCTTCTAAAGATGCTTGCAGTGGAAATTTTTGTTGTTAGATGACTCTTCAACAGTCTGATTTGATATTGCTAACATGTTAATTTGAAGCTATAAAGTTAATCTACATTGAAAGGTATGGTTGTTAGTTGGATAAGTttgttcataaaaaaaattgacCTATATTCAACTTAGGTTACTATTTAAGTTTTGAGTATAGTTTTGGCACAACATGCAACATGTTAATTTTGCACCATGCATCTAGtgtaattatatgttattttcaGTCTTACTAACTTGGATTATTTTAACAGTTTGTATCATTGGTGCATCCATCAGTTAGTGTTGATTGTTCGATACTACATGATTGCTATGAATCATTTGCAGTATTGCTTTGGAAGATACCTTGTTGCTTGCTTGGGTATGTTCATTTCAAAGACCTTTAACTTCAAATAAAGATTTTATATCTTATCTCTGGATCAGCCTTGCACGATATTTCATTTAGTTTATAGTTTCTGTGGTGACATTGTCTTTGTTATTTGCTTTGCTTATGCCCTTGGATCTGAATTTTGGACACCCAAATATTATTTTCAAAGTCATTGAATAGTCATTTCAACACTCTGTTTTTTCATATCTTTACTTTTTAAGAATATATAGGTTCTTCTGATGTCTAACATACCATAATCATAATTCCCCTTAATGCGCTAAAAGTAATATGCACTACTTTGTTAGTAAGCAAGGTACAGGATGTTGTTGAActttggcctgcaatgcaacagGAAACCAGCAGCAAACCAGTATGCAGACCAGCATCCAAGCTGAACCAGAGAAGCAGCaacattttgtttattttgttcattTGTAACTATAGTTGTTGATTTATGTTTGATGTTACAGTTGGTATGTCAGCTACATTTTGTGTGTAATTCTAGCTAAGCTTTAGTCATGTATTAGTGGGAGCAGTTATACATTAGGTAACTGTCATATTTTATTGTAACATAAATGCTTCTCAAGTCAATGAAAAATATCTGATTTTTGGAGATCAAATTCAGTTTTCTTCTTGTTCAAACTTCTTtgcatttgttttcctttttctcctTAGTTTTTTGCTAAAAAAACCAATACATGTAATCCGGACTACTTATGTATATGGCATATTGCTTATTCAAGTAATGAAGTTAATCTTTACATCATCCGGGATACTTGCTTCTGTTTTCTTCCTCTGCTGTCAAAACCCCAACAGATGTGATTTGCAGCTCTTCCCTTTAGCATTGATGACCAGCTCAAGGCCCGACATTGCACGTTCTACATGGTGGCCATAGGCTGTTTCAGTTACTAGCCAACGGCTggttttagttttaaagttatttggtGCTAGCAATGCTTGCATTGAGTTACTGATTATAAACATTTGAAATAACATGCATTAAGACGCACAGACATTGAGAAAAATggtattgtaaatattttattaaagagATTTGAAAGAAGAATGGATAGTTCTGTACTTATGTCAAACTTATTTATACATGCTTTTTTTCTCTTCATGTATTTGGCATTATGGATCTGTTTGTCAGAATTCATAAATTAAAGCTCGTCCAAGATATATGAATTTATAGTTTATGAAATTTTCAAAGCTCTGTCTTACAGGACACGCGTCGAAGTGCAGTATAATTTTTTGTACTTTGACAGCataggttaattttaaatatttcacatTTTGCATTGTTCTTCTCCCTTTTATTTTCTAATGTATATTCTAGCTTAATAAttgaatattattatatatttaatttaatttaattatttataaataaatcattgcaatatatgtaaaaacaatttaaaatataaatttattaatatatgtaaaacaatttttcaaaaatattttcagaaatctaccaaacaataaaaatattttatacaaatttatccaaacacagaaaagtaaataatttttcaaaattatttttgaaaaatattttcttgGTAAACAACGAGgctaaatgaaaattttgtatCACAATATTTTCTTAAGTGAAGATAATTGATTTTATGGCCCATCATatgtaaattattatatatatttatatatatatatatatatatatatgatattttaatGATTGAATTAAACAACTTTAGTAAAagaatgtatatttgtatatggattggtttgatGTAAATCaagatgaaaattaaattatacaatatattgaATAATACAACAGGGGCAATTCATATGGTATAGGGTGTAGAAAGCTGCAAAAATGAGGACAATTCACACTATAGTTAGAGCCGAGAATCTTTAAAGTAATAGTTTGAGGAGGCTGGCATTATGTCCTCATTTACCTTGTTCTTGTGGACCCCTTGTCTCATAATTACTTCTCTATAGGGTTCAATCTTAGGTCCAACTTAAAATATGACTTAGATATAGTATCCTTAAAAGGTTGGTAAGCTTTAAACCAACTTAAAATATGGGTTATATGTAGTATTCTTAAAAGGCTGACAAGCTTCAAaagttaaaattattaaatataattagatTTGATATGACGTATT
This is a stretch of genomic DNA from Gossypium arboreum isolate Shixiya-1 chromosome 11, ASM2569848v2, whole genome shotgun sequence. It encodes these proteins:
- the LOC108473514 gene encoding protein LAZ1-like isoform X2; the encoded protein is MKITDYLLGYSPPIWATFVAGVFSIITISLSLFLIFEHLSSYKNPEEQKFLIGVVLMVPCYSVESFVSLVHPSVSVDCSILHDCYESFAVLLWKIPCCLLGKQGTGCC
- the LOC108473514 gene encoding protein LAZ1-like isoform X1 codes for the protein MKITDYLLGYSPPIWATFVAGVFSIITISLSLFLIFEHLSSYKNPEEQKFLIGVVLMVPCYSVESFVSLVHPSVSVDCSILHDCYESFAVLLWKIPCCLLGKPAANQYADQHPS